The Microplitis mediator isolate UGA2020A chromosome 8, iyMicMedi2.1, whole genome shotgun sequence genome has a window encoding:
- the LOC130673193 gene encoding TBC1 domain family member 1 isoform X3 yields the protein MKEQSSVTRPDRDRDLQRSNSSAAALSIGADISPSSSHFFEVLYVGKIKLSHQKVPETFIDDAMVKFRAHGLEKSKSTVSNLLAECQQLKNPPTTADSNENRRNSGDSVTSELGSTDNVLGTGSIISPSTPLGMAVPLGGSVESLPVPACKDETQESEQSPVKKGRSTMPPPEMMRSRAASTGSVLGPRRESSKGNEDHNRTMLFQVGRYDLRLISPDRKQVLFHKQLKDIASCVQGLKNPEHFGFICREVNTDGFVGYIFKCQSASVADDLVGAITQAFIATCHGNSTKKERHQVFSCEHCPMVWYNKLCQEIESQSDRRVQSIIFSRLEMLPEDEQEIVVTKYKGAEAAGGSGREFSLREQNQFLMLLLRAHCESKQTRHVHDTAENRSEFLNQYLSVGVGSTIFMKAKRSLTNSFDHLMKRKGSRDDFNLAGHHIRETTPMSRSERQSPVGLSSNSIPDVSPDSSRPRSLRVSPEQQLVVNTGPKSPMMDIFLKVGNSPKMSPTESEDNSGRVQSNSSWRQAILNRVVTPGKDQDVRDGDSTHSGIKATQSAPAVKRTREELRELWKKAINQQVILIRMEKENTRLRVRQEEATVKRVKLEYDELSSCARELIDVWDLLVSKQSRISTKCDSKMLLQAIKQGVPRGKRGEVWQFLAEQFCLNQPPIDTQEFPNYNTPYDLLLKQLTSQQHAILIDLGRTFPNHPYFSSALGPGQLALFNLLKAYSLLDHEVGYCQGLSFVAGVLLLHMSEDQAFFLLRHLMFRRGLRKLYLPDMAALQLHLYQLSRLLHDRLPAVYNHFDKHEVSPTLYAAPWLLTLFASQFPLGFVTRVFDLLFLESSEVIFRVALALLEEHQDQLLLCDSFEEIMEYLKLKVPAVDKTMLDRVMKHVFLPDTEISRQLNEYRVEYQVLQEEMLSVKPQIENIEKLELLNKQLVQQNSHLTSQLEVAVNNLQRIENNSLQRSINQSSLHKLESQNRSLEVTVMTLGSFIQQLIETRTDIEVPGDVRRILGQLSLAQRRNNSGSMSGSSARSFPLKIIEDNNNRYEPMKSNSTGGGRGNELLSKNLLKNTMEPPYPLKSALSQPNLGTKLEKMSSFFANSHNHIRQQRAQIAAMRNNDGLTNINNSININNNNNNNMNNMNNNNNDENDPKTVNIDIQVTDTVVGGTNDSNVIQSEGNLKIDSIGGLEKSSSLPLNARMKLKPAKSAYELGSIRKIPTTRLEDTDCVGSLVGTVHPLDTCSDVNFKYGGTTKLKSIRPVRVTPAMTTMAENQGQSLETIGNSEINASEIVTR from the exons ATGAAAGAACAGTCGTCAGTGACGCGGCCCGACAGGGACCGTGATCTCCAGAGATCAAATAGCAGTGCAGCTGCACTGAGCATTGGCGCAGACATATCGCCAAGTTCTTCGCACTTCTTCGAAGTACTTTACGtgggtaaaattaaattatcacatCAGAAAGTACCAGAGACATTTATCGACGATGCTATGGTCAAGTTCAGAGCCCATGGTCTTGAAAAATCCAAGTCTACGGTCAGCAATTTGCTCGCTGAGTGTCAGCAGCTCAAAAATCCCCCGACCACCGCCGATTCCAATGAGAACCGACGTAATAGCGGC GACTCGGTGACAAGCGAGCTCGGGAGTACGGACAATGTGCTGGGGACGGGGAGCATAATTTCGCCGTCGACGCCTCTGGGAATGGCGGTGCCTCTAGGAGGCTCGGTGGAGTCTCTCCCGGTGCCTGCCTGCAAGGACGAGACACAGGAAAGCGAGCAGAGTCCGGTCAAAAAAGGCCGCTCGACAATGCCACCGCCAGAAATGATGAGAAGTAGAGCGGCTTCTACTGGAAGCGTGCTGGGACCGAGGAGAGAGTCGTCCAAAGGAAACGAGGATCACAATCGCACTATGCTGTTTCAg GTCGGACGGTATGATTTGCGACTTATTAGTCCTGATAGAAAGCAAGTTTTGTTTCACAAACAGCTTAAAGACATCGCGAGCTGCGTTCAAGGCTTGAAGAATCCAGAACACTTTGGTTTTATTTGCCGTGAAGTTAACACTGATGGATTTGTTGGGTATATATTCAAGTGCCAGTCGGCTTCTGTTGCTGATGATTTAGTTGGTG CCATAACACAGGCGTTCATAGCAACATGTCACGGCAATAGTACAAAAAAAGAGCGTCACCAAGTATTCTCATGCGAGCACTGTCCCATGGTCTGGTACAACAAACTCTGCCAGGAGATAGAAAGTCAGAGTGACCGCCGCGTCCAGTCGATAATATTCTCGCGTCTCGAGATGTTGCCCGAAGATGAGCAAGAAATAGTCGTCACCAAGTACAAGGGTGCCGAGGCAGCGGGCGGTTCTGGCCGCGAGTTCAGTCTGCGTGAGCAAAATCAATTTCTCATGCTGCTGCTTCGCGCTCACTGCGAGTCCAAGCAGACCCGCCACGTCCACGACACCGCCGaaaatcggagtgaatttttgaatcagtACTTGAGTGTCGGTGTCGGCAGTACGATTTTCATGAAGGCCAAGCGCTCTTTGACAAACAGCTTCGATCACTTGATGAAACGCAAAGGCTCTCGCGATGATTTCAATCTCGCGGGTCATCACATTCGCGAGACGACTCCAATGTCCAGAAGCGAACGTCAAAGTCCCGTCGGGCTGAGCAGTAACTCGATTCCTGATGTCAGTCCAGATTCTAGTCGACCTCGTTCGTTGAGAGTTTCACCAGAGCAACAATTAGTTGTCAATACTGGACCCAAGAGTCCAATGATGGACAt aTTTCTAAAAGTGGGAAATTCACCAAAAATGTCACCAACTGAATCAGAAGACAACAGCGGCCGCGTTCAATCAAATAGTTCCTGGCGCCAAGCGATTTTAAATCGCGTGGTGACACCCGGCAAAGACCAAGACGTCAGAGACGGCGACAGCACTCACTCAGGTATAAAAGCAACTCAGTCAGCGCCAGCAGTAAAACGAACACGGGAAGAATTACGTGAGCTCTGGAAGAAAGCGATAAACCAACAGGTGATTCTCATAAGAATGGAGAAAGAAAACACGCGACTGCGCGTTCGCCAAGAAGAAGCGACTGTTAAACGCGTAAAACTGGAGTACGACGAGCTGAGCAGCTGCGCCAGGGAGTTGATCGACGTCTGGGACCTGCTGGTGAGCAAGCAGTCCCGAATATCGACCAAGTGCGACAGCAAAATGCTGCTCCAAGCAATCAAACAAGGAGTCCCGCGAGGTAAGCGTGGGGAAGTCTGGCAATTTTTGGCGGAACAATTCTGTCTCAACCAGCCGCCAATTGATACCCAGGAGTTTCCTAACTACAACACGCCCTATGATTTGCTACTGAAGCAACTGACCTCACAGCAGCACGCGATTTTAATTGACTTGGGACGGACGTTCCCGAACCACCCGTACTTCAGTTCAGCTCTGGGTCCAGGACAACTCGCTCTGTTCAATTTACTGAAGGCGTACTCTCTACTAGACCACGAAGTCGGTTACTGTCAGGGTCTGAGCTTCGTCGCCGGAGTCCTTCTGCTCCACATGTCCGAGGACCAGGCGTTCTTTCTGCTCCGTCACCTGATGTTCCGCCGCGGGCTCCGGAAACTTTATCTACCCGACATGGCTGCTCTGCAGCTGCACCTCTACCAGCTCTCGCGTCTCCTCCACGACCGTCTGCCCGCAGTCTACAATCACTTTGACAAGCACGAAGTATCTCCGACCCTCTACGCGGCCCCATGGCTGCTGACTCTCTTCGCAAGTCAGTTCCCTCTGGGATTCGTCACCCGGGTCTTTGATTTGCTTTTCCTCGAAAGCTCGGAAGTTATTTTCCGCGTGGCTCTCGCCCTGCTCGAGGAGCACCAGGACCAGCTGCTTCTCTGCGACAGTTTTGAAGAAATAATGGAGtacttgaaattaaaagtaCCAGCGGTGGACAAAACGATGCTCGACCGCGTTATGAAACACGTCTTTTTACCCGACACTGAAATTTCTCGTCAGTTGAACGAGTACCGAGTCGAGTACCAGGTCCTGCAAGAGGAGATGCTGTCAGTGAAGCCGCAGATCGAGAACATTGAGAAGCTGGAGCTCTTGAACAAGCAGCTGGTCCAGCAGAACAGTCACCTCACGTCCCAATTAGAAGTCGcggtaaataatttacagcGCATTGAAAACAACAGCCTCCAAAGATCAATCAATCAGTCATCGCTACACAAACTCGAGTCCCAGAACCGCAGCTTGGAGGTGACTGTCATGACTCTGGGGTCTTTTATCCAGCAGTTGATTGAAACCCGCACTGATATTGAAGTTCCTGGAGACGTAAGACGTATTCTCGGGCAACTGAGTCTCGCCCAGAGACGGAACAACAGCGGGTCGATGTCTGGTTCCAGTGCCCGGTCGTTTCCTCTCAAAATAATTGAGGACAATAACAATCGGTATGAGCCCATGAAAAGTAATTCGACTGGCGGTGGACGCGGTAACGAACTGCtgagtaaaaatttgttgaagaACACAATGGAGCCTCCGTATCCGCTAAAATCGGCACTTAGTCAGCCTAATTTAGGcacaaaattagaaaaaatgtcATCGTTTTTTGCCAACTCGCACAATCACATCCGTCAGCAACGGGCACAAATAGCGGCGATGCGTAACAATGACGGATTAACGAACATCAATAatagtattaatataaataataataataacaataatatgaataatatgaataataataataatgatgaaaatGATCCGAAGACGGTAAATATTGACATCCAAGTGACGGACACCGTCGTCGGCGGGACAAATGACAGCAACGTGATACAGAGCGAGGGTAATTTGAAGATCGACTCGATTGGGGGACTAGAGAAGTCGAGCTCGCTGCCGCTCAATGCCAGGATGAAGCTGAAGCCCGCAAAGTCCGCGTACGAGTTGGGATCGATAAGAAAAATTCCGACCACCAGACTCGAGGACACCGACTGCGTGGGCAGTTTGGTGGGCACTGTCCACCCGCTGGACACTTGCAGTGACGTTAATTTCAAATACGGGGGAACTACGAAATTAAAGTCCATAAGACCTGTCAGGGTCACTCCGGCGATGACGACGATGGCCGAGAACCAGGGCCAGAGTTTGGAGACTATTGGTAACAGTGAGATAAATGCGTCGGAAATAGTCACCAGATAA
- the LOC130673193 gene encoding TBC1 domain family member 1 isoform X1, whose translation MKLVPAIYLGSTAIDRRFSSPMLPWITKEIKRRSNHERVNLLVASGYISAYTNDKEQPLFRHSLTGTSKPQPLSANSQDSKGGNFLYLIKGDDGLYYYHLFKVENAETVQELFSAMKEQSSVTRPDRDRDLQRSNSSAAALSIGADISPSSSHFFEVLYVGKIKLSHQKVPETFIDDAMVKFRAHGLEKSKSTVSNLLAECQQLKNPPTTADSNENRRNSGDSVTSELGSTDNVLGTGSIISPSTPLGMAVPLGGSVESLPVPACKDETQESEQSPVKKGRSTMPPPEMMRSRAASTGSVLGPRRESSKGNEDHNRTMLFQVGRYDLRLISPDRKQVLFHKQLKDIASCVQGLKNPEHFGFICREVNTDGFVGYIFKCQSASVADDLVGAITQAFIATCHGNSTKKERHQVFSCEHCPMVWYNKLCQEIESQSDRRVQSIIFSRLEMLPEDEQEIVVTKYKGAEAAGGSGREFSLREQNQFLMLLLRAHCESKQTRHVHDTAENRSEFLNQYLSVGVGSTIFMKAKRSLTNSFDHLMKRKGSRDDFNLAGHHIRETTPMSRSERQSPVGLSSNSIPDVSPDSSRPRSLRVSPEQQLVVNTGPKSPMMDIFLKVGNSPKMSPTESEDNSGRVQSNSSWRQAILNRVVTPGKDQDVRDGDSTHSGIKATQSAPAVKRTREELRELWKKAINQQVILIRMEKENTRLRVRQEEATVKRVKLEYDELSSCARELIDVWDLLVSKQSRISTKCDSKMLLQAIKQGVPRGKRGEVWQFLAEQFCLNQPPIDTQEFPNYNTPYDLLLKQLTSQQHAILIDLGRTFPNHPYFSSALGPGQLALFNLLKAYSLLDHEVGYCQGLSFVAGVLLLHMSEDQAFFLLRHLMFRRGLRKLYLPDMAALQLHLYQLSRLLHDRLPAVYNHFDKHEVSPTLYAAPWLLTLFASQFPLGFVTRVFDLLFLESSEVIFRVALALLEEHQDQLLLCDSFEEIMEYLKLKVPAVDKTMLDRVMKHVFLPDTEISRQLNEYRVEYQVLQEEMLSVKPQIENIEKLELLNKQLVQQNSHLTSQLEVAVNNLQRIENNSLQRSINQSSLHKLESQNRSLEVTVMTLGSFIQQLIETRTDIEVPGDVRRILGQLSLAQRRNNSGSMSGSSARSFPLKIIEDNNNRYEPMKSNSTGGGRGNELLSKNLLKNTMEPPYPLKSALSQPNLGTKLEKMSSFFANSHNHIRQQRAQIAAMRNNDGLTNINNSININNNNNNNMNNMNNNNNDENDPKTVNIDIQVTDTVVGGTNDSNVIQSEGNLKIDSIGGLEKSSSLPLNARMKLKPAKSAYELGSIRKIPTTRLEDTDCVGSLVGTVHPLDTCSDVNFKYGGTTKLKSIRPVRVTPAMTTMAENQGQSLETIGNSEINASEIVTR comes from the exons GTACAAGAATTATTTAGCGCAATGAAAGAACAGTCGTCAGTGACGCGGCCCGACAGGGACCGTGATCTCCAGAGATCAAATAGCAGTGCAGCTGCACTGAGCATTGGCGCAGACATATCGCCAAGTTCTTCGCACTTCTTCGAAGTACTTTACGtgggtaaaattaaattatcacatCAGAAAGTACCAGAGACATTTATCGACGATGCTATGGTCAAGTTCAGAGCCCATGGTCTTGAAAAATCCAAGTCTACGGTCAGCAATTTGCTCGCTGAGTGTCAGCAGCTCAAAAATCCCCCGACCACCGCCGATTCCAATGAGAACCGACGTAATAGCGGC GACTCGGTGACAAGCGAGCTCGGGAGTACGGACAATGTGCTGGGGACGGGGAGCATAATTTCGCCGTCGACGCCTCTGGGAATGGCGGTGCCTCTAGGAGGCTCGGTGGAGTCTCTCCCGGTGCCTGCCTGCAAGGACGAGACACAGGAAAGCGAGCAGAGTCCGGTCAAAAAAGGCCGCTCGACAATGCCACCGCCAGAAATGATGAGAAGTAGAGCGGCTTCTACTGGAAGCGTGCTGGGACCGAGGAGAGAGTCGTCCAAAGGAAACGAGGATCACAATCGCACTATGCTGTTTCAg GTCGGACGGTATGATTTGCGACTTATTAGTCCTGATAGAAAGCAAGTTTTGTTTCACAAACAGCTTAAAGACATCGCGAGCTGCGTTCAAGGCTTGAAGAATCCAGAACACTTTGGTTTTATTTGCCGTGAAGTTAACACTGATGGATTTGTTGGGTATATATTCAAGTGCCAGTCGGCTTCTGTTGCTGATGATTTAGTTGGTG CCATAACACAGGCGTTCATAGCAACATGTCACGGCAATAGTACAAAAAAAGAGCGTCACCAAGTATTCTCATGCGAGCACTGTCCCATGGTCTGGTACAACAAACTCTGCCAGGAGATAGAAAGTCAGAGTGACCGCCGCGTCCAGTCGATAATATTCTCGCGTCTCGAGATGTTGCCCGAAGATGAGCAAGAAATAGTCGTCACCAAGTACAAGGGTGCCGAGGCAGCGGGCGGTTCTGGCCGCGAGTTCAGTCTGCGTGAGCAAAATCAATTTCTCATGCTGCTGCTTCGCGCTCACTGCGAGTCCAAGCAGACCCGCCACGTCCACGACACCGCCGaaaatcggagtgaatttttgaatcagtACTTGAGTGTCGGTGTCGGCAGTACGATTTTCATGAAGGCCAAGCGCTCTTTGACAAACAGCTTCGATCACTTGATGAAACGCAAAGGCTCTCGCGATGATTTCAATCTCGCGGGTCATCACATTCGCGAGACGACTCCAATGTCCAGAAGCGAACGTCAAAGTCCCGTCGGGCTGAGCAGTAACTCGATTCCTGATGTCAGTCCAGATTCTAGTCGACCTCGTTCGTTGAGAGTTTCACCAGAGCAACAATTAGTTGTCAATACTGGACCCAAGAGTCCAATGATGGACAt aTTTCTAAAAGTGGGAAATTCACCAAAAATGTCACCAACTGAATCAGAAGACAACAGCGGCCGCGTTCAATCAAATAGTTCCTGGCGCCAAGCGATTTTAAATCGCGTGGTGACACCCGGCAAAGACCAAGACGTCAGAGACGGCGACAGCACTCACTCAGGTATAAAAGCAACTCAGTCAGCGCCAGCAGTAAAACGAACACGGGAAGAATTACGTGAGCTCTGGAAGAAAGCGATAAACCAACAGGTGATTCTCATAAGAATGGAGAAAGAAAACACGCGACTGCGCGTTCGCCAAGAAGAAGCGACTGTTAAACGCGTAAAACTGGAGTACGACGAGCTGAGCAGCTGCGCCAGGGAGTTGATCGACGTCTGGGACCTGCTGGTGAGCAAGCAGTCCCGAATATCGACCAAGTGCGACAGCAAAATGCTGCTCCAAGCAATCAAACAAGGAGTCCCGCGAGGTAAGCGTGGGGAAGTCTGGCAATTTTTGGCGGAACAATTCTGTCTCAACCAGCCGCCAATTGATACCCAGGAGTTTCCTAACTACAACACGCCCTATGATTTGCTACTGAAGCAACTGACCTCACAGCAGCACGCGATTTTAATTGACTTGGGACGGACGTTCCCGAACCACCCGTACTTCAGTTCAGCTCTGGGTCCAGGACAACTCGCTCTGTTCAATTTACTGAAGGCGTACTCTCTACTAGACCACGAAGTCGGTTACTGTCAGGGTCTGAGCTTCGTCGCCGGAGTCCTTCTGCTCCACATGTCCGAGGACCAGGCGTTCTTTCTGCTCCGTCACCTGATGTTCCGCCGCGGGCTCCGGAAACTTTATCTACCCGACATGGCTGCTCTGCAGCTGCACCTCTACCAGCTCTCGCGTCTCCTCCACGACCGTCTGCCCGCAGTCTACAATCACTTTGACAAGCACGAAGTATCTCCGACCCTCTACGCGGCCCCATGGCTGCTGACTCTCTTCGCAAGTCAGTTCCCTCTGGGATTCGTCACCCGGGTCTTTGATTTGCTTTTCCTCGAAAGCTCGGAAGTTATTTTCCGCGTGGCTCTCGCCCTGCTCGAGGAGCACCAGGACCAGCTGCTTCTCTGCGACAGTTTTGAAGAAATAATGGAGtacttgaaattaaaagtaCCAGCGGTGGACAAAACGATGCTCGACCGCGTTATGAAACACGTCTTTTTACCCGACACTGAAATTTCTCGTCAGTTGAACGAGTACCGAGTCGAGTACCAGGTCCTGCAAGAGGAGATGCTGTCAGTGAAGCCGCAGATCGAGAACATTGAGAAGCTGGAGCTCTTGAACAAGCAGCTGGTCCAGCAGAACAGTCACCTCACGTCCCAATTAGAAGTCGcggtaaataatttacagcGCATTGAAAACAACAGCCTCCAAAGATCAATCAATCAGTCATCGCTACACAAACTCGAGTCCCAGAACCGCAGCTTGGAGGTGACTGTCATGACTCTGGGGTCTTTTATCCAGCAGTTGATTGAAACCCGCACTGATATTGAAGTTCCTGGAGACGTAAGACGTATTCTCGGGCAACTGAGTCTCGCCCAGAGACGGAACAACAGCGGGTCGATGTCTGGTTCCAGTGCCCGGTCGTTTCCTCTCAAAATAATTGAGGACAATAACAATCGGTATGAGCCCATGAAAAGTAATTCGACTGGCGGTGGACGCGGTAACGAACTGCtgagtaaaaatttgttgaagaACACAATGGAGCCTCCGTATCCGCTAAAATCGGCACTTAGTCAGCCTAATTTAGGcacaaaattagaaaaaatgtcATCGTTTTTTGCCAACTCGCACAATCACATCCGTCAGCAACGGGCACAAATAGCGGCGATGCGTAACAATGACGGATTAACGAACATCAATAatagtattaatataaataataataataacaataatatgaataatatgaataataataataatgatgaaaatGATCCGAAGACGGTAAATATTGACATCCAAGTGACGGACACCGTCGTCGGCGGGACAAATGACAGCAACGTGATACAGAGCGAGGGTAATTTGAAGATCGACTCGATTGGGGGACTAGAGAAGTCGAGCTCGCTGCCGCTCAATGCCAGGATGAAGCTGAAGCCCGCAAAGTCCGCGTACGAGTTGGGATCGATAAGAAAAATTCCGACCACCAGACTCGAGGACACCGACTGCGTGGGCAGTTTGGTGGGCACTGTCCACCCGCTGGACACTTGCAGTGACGTTAATTTCAAATACGGGGGAACTACGAAATTAAAGTCCATAAGACCTGTCAGGGTCACTCCGGCGATGACGACGATGGCCGAGAACCAGGGCCAGAGTTTGGAGACTATTGGTAACAGTGAGATAAATGCGTCGGAAATAGTCACCAGATAA